Proteins encoded within one genomic window of Natator depressus isolate rNatDep1 chromosome 1, rNatDep2.hap1, whole genome shotgun sequence:
- the LOC141990437 gene encoding exophilin-5-like isoform X3 — translation MAQAEICNSSLPAELPGNLFDATQAEMMEDSAPIWNEQLEKEFFRVLGDLDDQLAQEQAQDSVNRKRLVDSGPRAQYLFPSTSRQTAIRGRHRNNCSETPSTFFSDATRTIRAKEDHKIFYRPRKFYDTYMNRRHSASKEDYMHKDSLDSSYPVLSRRLSSVSFGESSEGSLHLPSIRQSSGFGHNSYIGKSTVGRSYSVCSLQRYPSSASPDPFSTTSLQNLLATENNSGFVQRNNRQTPKRIPLSSIVWNKPYTSGHASNQDNLFRTQSLTEYNATKQDTYPCPLHENREYEFYRSKHHFRRAVSSTNWFSSVSCTDKAATSLSFDNWENYPLCWLENNLSRSHYRDTACHGRFQMHQKSSPFGRKEEHPSCSDIYQYYNDEVFLSPDAHCEMITSHLNDQQSAHAKNAKLASQCRQSGFQTCVLENRNSAEISSSGSSKLLSKNSKDLQSCLTYKSAITSPSINADVSNETVLLGSRVKMKLVAENSSSATKGSQSQPQPLVTQTNIKKDVKKAASDKVRDLERSGKADQKSIKDIILQPVSQKVDTKNTTDPQISPSNNAAALQNSTSILNSPLSLSSSRQTQLTATREITKNSISKSCKRNLQRKENDLPAHSELNQAPSLLSVDESRRGSFLSNLKQWEHNLFNSAKRKGIKLGSQRAETTDHITPKGESFLVDVLQSSASVHSAPITEILANHQSVLPSPPELLSHSSQGSLEDFSHKSYLKSLETPTNSSVNCRVTEAPAEGGKVVELADVVAKDIPQEKPKDQNILASKDHNSQLTTGDSQNRNCENTYAHSYDRSPEIAERSLNYFCLERENGKTRQNASCTESLYRQGRLLRHTHSSSISGSPGKSNPESPEPPVVYYTLPRKSASIAGSVMSDMSISFPQSKTARWDHVEKQNSDRTAAFSFNQGDKISSLGPAHSSIRQIPLDGITDIKGSVLQIKDHPLSLNRSPNHSISGSTVVSESDGLTEREKLVNKKESPVFSDCLEKEMGDSLQKYRTISTFTVSGDEDHVEYHELVSIYYTLPRSHSRTLCNLFLDDPERTALPLFTEKSKSPKMPNKNSEVRMGLANVAFPSTLEKERPPHTPDQTPAASMTPQTAKTGAIDTDQESSHFSPSTEKVCTSQSMSIVHNKKDISPGLALKESTSVLPDMVTSDISIRDPESTAEADTSVKAISTVSHNQNIDICFSSGKESKEKEDILHTDTPLISTLSTPPKPKDPPENVFNFTSAINNTNRVQNRDSKNCQQSIKVGGSNNQNILPPQLDKNNSHEGKSRIESAVNKTPITSAESKSRHDAGAKERSDFQHQSISLYNNKCTEFQLGAESSGNSTDEALISDRQMLQNSHNKPFQLGTVSAAKPVLQPAKTGIPDTHELVSPKTKQEQISLNTQMDKDCTSLQKAVMYSEDKLSSVTQDLQLLQSAVNENKLRSDGTREKFSNIEKRKNRPSIKNEVAAIYKTSRKFSSKKVNPKPHVSNIFSQNDGGTTSLEINMTHSTLRSPASIQPFLQTGNEDQNQNLTPGVCNSPVHKISEKNKRSQANDDSPLLVKNKNQGPFANSCQQRREVNNPKQNENEVESMLSPTTLFPKERAARSKNSQTLGQGLENRNQTIFSRATEADSSGNQKRTSTGSSYDPLLLPFLTDKNSNPFIKNMQASVCIQKQVLSPDECDHDQNLHRSKSLKNANLHSNQSRISHAKNQRERHFSESTYTQDSHDNPGSGSNCLPKESRYSRKFKSYSELCSCDENENWASYDKRNTIYGTSRVMYPSIEFGIFGKEQQLAFLENIKRSLTEGRLWRPCLLKNPGFLRSEESDSLKRAELLSSGSARSKMSVDASSPRDPTDIYGEELMVYSDSDTDTTTDDEYYICETDKESEL, via the exons GCTGAAATATGCAACTCATCTTTACCAGCTGAACTACCTGGTAATTTATTTGATGCAACTCAAGCTGAAATGATGGAGGACAGTGCACCTATATGGAATGAACAGCTAGAAAAAGAGTTCTTCCGTG TTCTAGGTGATCTGGATGACCAGCTGGCACAGGAACAAGCCCAAGATTCAGTGAACAGAAAGCGTCTAGTTGACAGTGGACCAAGAGCACAATATCTGTTTCCCAGTACAAGCAGACAGACTGCTATTAGGGGACGACACAGAAATAACTGCAGTGAAACACCCAGCACATTTTTCTCTGATGCAACAAGAACAATAAGAGCCAAAGAGGATCATAAAATTTTCTACAGACCAAGGAAATTTTATGATACATATATGAACAGGCGCCATTCAGCCTCTAAAGAAGATTACATGCACAAGGATTCATTAGACAGTAGTTATCCTGTTCTGAGCAGAAGGCTGTCTTCTGTATCTTTTGGAGAGTCCTCAGAAGGTAGCTTGCATCTTCCTTCCATAAGACAGAGCAGTGGATTCGGACACAACAGTTATATAGGCAAGAGTACAGTTGGGAGAAGTTACTCTGTGTGTTCTCTTCAGAGATATCCATCTTCTGCATCCCCTGACCCATTTTCAACAACTAGTTTACAAAATCTATTGGCAACAGAGAACAACAGTGGATTTGTACAAAGGAACAATCGTCAAACCCCAAAGCGAATTCCCCTCTCTTCTATTGTATGGAATAAACCATATACTTCTGGACATGCATCAAATCAAGACAATCTTTTTAGGACTCAATCATTAACGGAATATAATGCCACAAAACAGGATACATATCCTTGCCCTCTGCATGAAAACAGAGAATATGAATTTTACCGGTCAAAACACCATTTCAGAAGAGCTGTGTCAAGTACTAATTGGTTTAGTAGCGTCAGTTGCACAGACAAAGCTGCTACTTCACTATCCTTTGATAACTGGGAGAATTATCCATTATGCTGGTTGGAAAACAACCTCTCTAGGTCCCACTATAGAGATACAGCTTGTCATGGTAGGTTCCAAATGCACCAAAAGAGTTCTCCTTTTGGAAGAAAAGAGGAGCACCCTTCCTGTTCTGATATTTATCAGTACTACAATGATGAAGTGTTTCTTTCCCCTGATGCTCACTGTGAAATGATTACATCTCATTTAAATGACCAGCAAAGTGCACATGCAAAGAATGCTAAACTTGCTTCACAGTGCCGTCAGAGTGGCTTTCAAACATGTGTGCTAGAGAACAGAAATAGTGCGGAGATATCAAGTAGTGGAAGTAGTAAACTGCTTTCAAAGAATTCAAAAGACCTTCAGAGCTGTCTCACTTATAAATCTGCCATTACTTCACCCAGCATCAACGCAGATGTGTCTAATGAGACTGTCTTACTGGGTTCAAGGGTCAAAATGAAATTGGTAGCAGAGAACAGCAGTTCTGCCACTAAGGGTTCCCAAAGCCAGCCACAGCCTTTGGTTACCCAAACGAATATTAAGAAAGACGTTAAAAAAGCTGCTTCAGACAAGGTCAGAGACTTGGAACGATCAGGCAAGGCAGACCAGAAGAGTATCAAAGACATAATATTACAGCCAGTTTCTCAGAAAGTGGATACAAAAAATACCACTGATCCCCAGATTTCTCCTTCTAATAATGCTGCTGCCTTGCAAAACAGCACATCTATTCTTAATTCACCTCTCTCACTGAGTTCAAGCAGACAAACCCAGCTCACCGCCACCAGAGAGATTACAAAAAATAGCATATCAAAGAGTTGTAAAAGAAACctacaaagaaaggaaaatgatcTTCCTGCTCACAGTGAACTTAATCAGGCCCCTTCTCTTCTGTCAGTTGATGAGAGCAGAAGGGGATCGTTTCTTTCAAATCTAAAGCAATGGGAACATAATCTTTTTaattcagcaaaaagaaaaggcattaAATTAGGAAGCCAGAGAGCAGAAACTACTGATCATATCACTCCTAAGGGAGAGTCTTTCCTGGTAGATGTTCTACAAAGTAGTGCATCAGTTCATTCTGCTCCAATTACTGAAATATTGGCAAACCATCAAAGCGTATTGCCCAGTCCTCCAGAACTTTTGTCTCATAGTTCACAAGGCTCTCTAGAAGACTTTTCTCATAAGAGCTATCTGAAATCTTTAGAAACTCCAACTAATTCTTCAGTGAATTGCAGAGTTACTGAAGCTCCAGCAGAAGGTGGGAAAGTAGTTGAGTTGGCAGATGTTGTTGCAAAAGATATTCCCCAGGAAAAACCCAAAGATCAAAATATTTTAGCCAGTAAGGACCATAATAGTCAATTAACTACTGGTGATTCACAAAACAGGAACTGTGAGAATACTTATGCACATAGTTATGACAGAAGCCCAGAGATTGCAGAACGTAGTTTAAACTATTTTTGTttggaaagagaaaatggaaaaacaagacaaaatgCATCTTGTACTGAAAGTCTCTATAGGCAAGGAAGGTTACTGAGACACACACATAGTAGCAGCATTTCTGGCTCTCCTGGTAAAAGCAACCCTGAGTCTCCAGAGCCTCCTGTCGTTTATTACACTTTACCTAGAAAATCAGCTAGCATTGCTGGCAGTGTAATGTCAGATATGTCCATCTCTTTCCCTCAAAGCAAAACAGCCAGGTGGGATCATGTAGAGAAGCAGAACTCAGACAGAACTGCTGCCTTTTCTTTTAATCAAGGAGATAAAATATCTTCTTTAGGACCAGCACATTCTTCAATAAGACAAATACCTTTAGATGGTATTACAGATATCAAAGGAAGTGTCCTGCAAATTAAGGATCACCCTTTGTCTCTAAACAGGAGCCCTAACCACTCCATAAGTGGAAGTACAGTAGTCTCTGAATCAGATGgacttacagagagagagaaacttgtaAACAAAAAAGAATCCCCTGTATTTTCAGACTGTTTGGAAAAGGAAATGGGGGATTCTTTGCAGAAATACAGAACTATTAGCACATTTACAGTTTCTGGTGATGAGGATCATGTTGAATATCACGAGTTGGTTTCAATTTATTACACCTTACCACGGAGTCATTCAAGAACATTGTGTAACCTCTTTCTAGATGATCCAGAGAGGACAGCTTTACCTCTTTTCACAGAAAAATCTAAATCACCAAAAATGCCAAACAAGAACTCTGAAGTTCGTATGGGTTTAGCAAATGTAGCTTTTCCTAGCACCTTAGAAAAAGAGAGACCCCCACATACTCCTGATCAAACTCCTGCAGCTTCAATGACACCCCAGACTGCAAAGACAGGAGCTATTGACACTGATCAGGAAAGCTCACATTTTTCTCCCAGCACTGAGAAAGTATGTACTTCACAATCAATGAGCATTGTACATAATAAGAAAGATATTTCACCAGGGCTTGCATTAAAAGAAAGCACATCTGTACTTCCTGACATGGTGACATCAGACATTTCTATTCGTGATCCAGAATCCACTGCAGAAGCAGATACTTCTGTTAAGGCAATTTCTACTGTTTCACACAACCAAAATATTGATATATGCTTTTCTTCAGGTAAAGAAAGTAAAGAGAAGGAGGACATATTGCATACTGACACACCGTTAATCTCCACTTTGTcaacccccccaaaacccaaaGACCCTCCAGagaatgtttttaattttacttcTGCAATTAATAATACTAATCGTGTGCAAAACAGAGACTCCAAAAATTGCCAGCAATCTATTAAAGTAGGAGGGAGTAACAATCAGAATATTTTACCACCCCAGTTAGATAAAAATAATTCCCATGAAGGAAAAAGTCGTATAGAGTCTGCAGTCAATAAAACACCAATAACCTCTGCTGAAAGTAAATCTAGACATGATGCAGGAGCCAAAGAGAGATCAGATTTTCAACACCAAAGCATTTCCCTATATAACAATAAATGTACTGAATTTCAATTAGGAGCTGAAAGTTCCGGAAATAGCACCGATGAAGCATTAATTTCTGATAGACAAATGCTTCAAAATTCACATAACAAACCATTTCAGCTTGGCACGGTTTCTGCAGCTAAACCTGTACTTCAACCAGCCAAAACAGGTATCCCAGACACACATGAGTTAGTGAGCCCCAAAACTAAACAAGAGCAAATATCCCTGAACACTCAGATGGACAAAGATTGCACTAGTTTGCAGAAAGCTGTGATGTACAGTGAAGATAAACTCTCCAGTGTCACACAGGATCTGCAACTGCTGCAAAGTGCAGTGAACGAAAATAAGCTTAGGTCTGATGGCACTAGAGAGAAATTCAGTAAtatagaaaaaaggaaaaataggcCCTCAATTAAAAATGAAGTGGCAGCCATTTACAAAACAAGCCGAAAATTTTCTAGTAAAAAGGTAAACCCCAAACCACACGTAAGTAATATATTTTCACAGAATGATGGAGGTACCACTTCGTTAGAGATTAACATGACCCACAGCACATTGCGTTCCCCTGCTTCTATCCAGCCATTTCTGCAAACTGGGAATGAAGACCAGAATCAAAATCTGACCCCTGGTGTTTGTAACAGCCCTGTTCACAAAATATCTGAGAAGAATAAGAGATCACAAGCTAATGATGACTCTCCATTGTTAGTTAAAAACAAGAATCAAGGGCCTTTTGCAAATTCATGCCAGCAGAGAAGAGAAGTCAACAATCCCAAACAAAACGAGAATGAAGTGGAAAGCATGCTGAGCCCCACAACCCTATTTCCAAAGGAAAGAGCTGCAAGAAGTAAAAATTCCCAAACACTTGGCCAGGGGTTGGAAAACAGAAATCAGACCATCTTTTCCAGAGCTACTGAAGCAGATTCATCAGGCAATCAAAAGAGAACAAGTACTGGTAGTTCCTATGATCCTCTACTGTTGCCATTTTTAACTGACAAAAACTCCAACCCGTTTATAAAAAATATGCAGGCAAGTGTTTGTATACAGAAACAGGTCCTTTCCCCAGATGAGTGTGATCATGATCAAAACCTCCATCGGTCAAAGAGTTTAAAAAATGCAAACCTGCACAGTAATCAGTCACGCATAAGTCATGCAAAGAATCAACGTGAACGTCACTTTTCTGAAAGCACCTATACTCAAGATTCCCATGACAACCCTGGCTCTGGAAGTAACTGTCTACCTAAAGAAAGCAGGTACAGTAGAAAGTTTAAATCTTATTCCGAGCTGTGTTCTTgtgatgaaaatgaaaactggGCTTCGTATGATAAGAGGAACACCATCTACGGCACTAGCCGTGTGATGTATCCTTCTATTGAGTTTGGTATATTTGGAAAAGAACAACAACTGGCGTTCCTGGAAAATATCAAGCGATCGCTCACAGAAGGGAGATTATGGAGACCATGTCTTCTTAAAAACCCTGGCTTTCTGAGAAGTGAAGAGAGTGATTCTTTAAAGAGGGCTGAGCTCTTGAGCTCAGGTTCTGCTAGGAGCAAAATGTCAGTAGATGCTTCATCCCCAAGAGACCCAACTGACATCTATGGAGAAGAACTAATGGTTTATTCAGACTCAGACACTGATACCACCACAGATGATGAATACTATATTTGTGAGACTGATAAAGAATCAGAATTGTGA